The Halosolutus gelatinilyticus nucleotide sequence CGATGGTCTCGATCACGTGCTGACCGAGGATATCGACTTCGCCCACAAGTGCTTCCGTGCGGGGCTTGCGGTCCGTCAGTCCCGGAGCGTCACCAACGAAATGGAGGCCCCGCACACGTTTCGCGATCTCTGGTACCAACGGAAACGCTGGCGGCTCGGCCACATCGAGCTATTCTTCAAGGCGGTGACCGGCGGCTACGAACGGGGCGGTCTGCGCGGAAAGCTGTCGACGGCGCGGATCGTGTTCAGTCTCGCGGCCAGCGTCTTCCTCGTCGCGCTCGCCGCGAAAGTGGCCGTGTTGCTCGTCCTCGATCTCGAGACCTTCTTCCTGCTTCCGTTCGCGGCGATCGCCCTCACGGTGGCGCCGGTCCTCTATCGGGATTACGAGGCGGGTCACGTCGTTACGCTCACGCCGATGATGATGCTGGTGCCGCTGGTCTACCCCGGATTCGGGTTACTGACGATCCGCTGTGCGTTCGAGTACCTTCTCAGTTGGAACGGCGAGTGGTACGAAGTCGAGAAAGCCGGCGCGTGAGAGAGGGCGTTCGGTGCAACGCTACGGCCGGTCCTCCCGTTCGACGGCGGTTTCGTTTTCGGTTCGCGGTCTCTCGCTCGACGAACCGCCGCTCATCACCCGCTCCATCTCGGCCTCGAATTCGTCGTCGTCGATCTCGCCCGCGACGTACCGTTCCCTGAGGCGCCGTTTACGGTCTTCGCGCGTCGGTTCCACGGTCTCCGAGATGTCGAGCCGTCGCAGGAGCGGAGACGTCCGTTCGAGCCGCTCGACGACCGCGACCAATCGATCGCTTCGAGGCAGTGACGCGCTCCGAAGGACGGAGACGACGGTTGCGGCGAGAAACGCTCCCGCGAGGAGTCCGAGGGCGAGCGCAACCACCACCCACTCGGCCGCTTCTCCAAGCATCGCCAACAGGACGGCCTCCTCGCCGTAGTACGCGTTTCCGGATAGCACCGACAGCGCATCCAGTACGCCTATCAATCCGACACCGACCAACAGCACTCCGGTGATCACGAATCCACCGAAGTACAGCCAGTGGCGAGATGCCATGCGTCGATATCGGTTCCGGGGGAAAGTAAACGTACGCACATTCGTCGACGGCCGGTTCGACCGACCTGACGCTTACAGTTCGGGGATCGAATCCCGAACTGAACGCGCGACCCACATTACAACCAAAAAATAGACAGATATTCGCTACAAATAGTTCACGTCGATGCAACGAGGGTCCACTAGCCGTCGGACGCTCCTCAAATTCGGCAGCATCGCCCTCGCGACCGGTCTTGCGGGTTGTAACGATCGATCGCCCCCTGCCGATACGTCCCCGGGACAGGCCGACAATCGATCGACGGAGACGCGACCGCAGGCGGATGGTAGCGTGTACACGCAGGTCTACCGGGAGACGATCTCGTCCGTCGTACTGGTTCGGACGAGCCAGGGCCAGGGGACCGGATTCCTGTACGACGACGCCCACGTCGTAACGAACGCTCACGTCGTCGGGAGTGCGCGTACCACCCAACTTCGATTCGACGACGGAACGTGGTCTCCCGGCGAGGTTCGCGGAACCGATGTTCACAGCGACCTCGCGGCCATCAGACTCGACTCGCCGCCCGACTCGGCGACGCCGCTTTCGTTCGCCCAGAACCGGCCCGTCATCGGTCAGGAAGTCGTCGCCATCGGGAACCCCTACAATCTCGACGGCACCGTTACGACGGGCGTCGTAAGCGGGACGGACCGGTTGATTCCGTCCCCTGGCGAATATCTGATCCCGGACGCAATCCAGACGGATGCGGCGATAAATCCGGGCAACAGCGGCGGTCCGTTGATGTCCGTCGACGGAACGGTTATCGGCGTCGTCAATTCCAAGCGCGGCGATAACATCGCCTTCGGGATCTCGGCGGCTCTCACGCAGCGTGTCGTTCCGCGACTCATCGAACGCGGGGACTACGAGCACGCCTACATGGGCGCCTCGTTCGAGGCCATTACGCCGACGATCGCCGAGGCGAACGAGGTAGGCGATCGCCGCGGGTTGCTAGTGGTCGAGACCGTCGACGGCGGACCCGCCGATGGCCCGTTACGACAGAGCGAGGGGCGACTTATCGACGGAAACCGAGTTCCGGTCGGGGGAGATATCCTCCTCGCAGTCGACGGGACCGAGGTGAGTTCGCTCGAAGACGTGGCGAGTTACATGTCGCTCGAGACGCAGCCAGGCGATGCGGTACGACTGACCGTGCTACGGGACGGAGCCGAGCGGACCGTCGAACTGACGCTCGAGTCTCGTCCGACGCGTTCCCGGTCACCGCTTCGATAATCGGCCGAGACCGCACCTCTATCGGGTACGCGAGTTGTCGATCGAACGGCCCGTCCGTTCGACCGGCTGATCGCCCTCGAAGTCGACCTCGCCCAGCGGCATCGCCGCGCCGACGAGACGATCGTCGGTCAGACGGCGTTCTCGGCGCCGCTCGATAAACGCGTGTCCGACGTCGGCGACGATTCCGCTACCGATCACCGGTCGGGGGCGTCAAATGATGACCGCTCCCTCCACGAGCAACTCCCGTTCCGTTCGCTCGGCCTCTGTCCCCTCCGTGACCAGGGTCGGCTCGTCGACGGATTCCTCGAATCGATTTCGATCGGGTTCGACGCGTTCGAGCATCGCGGAGAACGTCGTTCCCCGACGCCCTTCCGCCGACACGATGCCGCCGTACTTTCGCTCCTCGAACGTGCTCTCGTCGGGATCGGGAAACTTCTCGCGGATGCGCTGTGCGGTCTCTCTGATGTACGCCGCCGCCTCCTTCTGCGAGTAACTGCTGTCGTTGTGGTACGTTTCGGCGTGTTCGTCCTCGAGTTCCTCCTGTAAGTGCTCCGGCGACTCGTAGCGAACGGCGTCTGCCGTCGTGCGGCCGGTGGCGAACCGGATATTCACCGTGAAGCTGTCGGGATAGCGCAAAATGATGGGGAAAAAGATCACGTCCGTGACGGTCGTCCGCTGTTGGATCCGCCACAGCGCCTCCTGGTAGTAGGACGTGAGTTCGCCGAGCCGATCGTTCCGCTCGCCGCGGAAGTACGCCATCGCGATCTCTCCGTGGTCGTCCCCCGCGATGCGGCGGAGCCGTCGCTCGAAACTCTCGGCCAGGCGATCGAGCTCCGCCTCGTAGGCGTCCAGCAGCGACACGTCGGGATCCGCGAGCAGGGCCGCCTTTCGCTCGCGGGCGTCCGCCACGGCCATCATGTTCTCGTGGAACACCCGCTCGGCGGCCGCGTCCGGGAGCGGCGTTCTGACCGCTCGCCGGTGCAGAACCTTCGCGTCCCCGTTGAAGCGCCGTCGCTGATCGCCGCTCATTCAGGGGTGTACTAGGCGTGACGTGCTATTAATCGGTCGGATCTCGCACCGCGTTCGATCGGCGAAAAAAGGCCTCTCGATTCTCGTCGCGGTCGGTTGCTCGCCGGTCTGTCCCCGATCGACGACGGATGATCGACGGGCATCGTCCGGTGGGGAGTGCGTCGAGGATTTTCGTCCGGAGAATCCGGACGAGCTATCCGACGAACTCGTATCCGGCGTCGCGTACCGCGTCGCCGATCGTCCTCTCGTCGACGTCGTCGTCGACGCCCACTTCGACGGTTTCAGCGTCGTGGTCGGCGTCCACGCGACGGACGCCGTCGACGCCCTCCAGGGCGGTTTCGACGGTTCGTTCGCAGCGGGCACAGGACGTTCCCGAAACGGCGATCGTCTGTCGATCGGACATACGCGACGATCAGAGTTTCGAAGGGATGACCCTTGCGGCGACATCCCAGCAGGTGAGTCGCTTCGCGGACGGCTCACCCTCGCGACCGAATCGGTCGGGACGAGCGGACGTGCCGATCGAACCGATCGCTCACTCGAGTTCCGCGAGCCGTTTGGTCTCCCGTTCGAGTTCCGCCCCCTGAAGCGTCGATCGCATGTACTCGATCGATCGGTCGTACCGCTCGCGCTCGACGGGGTGCGGCGTGCCGTCCTTGCCGCCGTGGGCGTACGCGTACTTCGCCGGGTCCTCGCGGGAGCTCTCGGCGTCGTAGACGAGTTCGCCGATCAGCGCGAGCGCCCGGAGGGAGCCGGGGCCGATCCCGTCGAGTCCAACGAGTTCCTCGTAGTCTGCGGGCTGGTACTCGTAGGCGTTTCGGAGCCGTTCGAAGGCCTTCTCGGAGAGATCGGCTTCGTGCAGGTCGTGGTGGCTCGGCATCGTCAACGCGGGATCGCGATCGAGCGCGCGCCGAACGGCTCCCCCGTCCTCCGTGTTCGTTTCCGTGGAACCGGTTCCCGACGAGGCGCCCGCGCCGAAGTCGGCCAGCGATCGCTGCCCTTGCAACTCGCGTTTGAGATGAATCGGGTCGTCTCGCACGAGATCGACGGAGACGGCGCGGGTCTCTGCAGAGGCGGCCGCCGTCAAATCGAGCGGATCCGACCGCCGCTCCTGGGCACAGATCGCCGCCTGCGGCTCCTCGACGAAGCTGTCGACGCCCTCGGCGAGCCAGTGGTACCGCCGCGCGGTCGAGTCGCCCATCCCCTGCTGGACGACGCACCACGATCCCGACTCCGAGATCGCCATCGTGTGGTGGTAGAGGGTGTAGCCGTCCTGGACGCAGCCGTTGTCCACCGCCGCGCTCAGCCGCGAGGTCCGCTTCAGTTCGTCGCGCGTTCGCGAGGGGAGATCCAGCGCGGTGCCGTCGATCTCGTCGGGAGTCCGTCGTGACTGCGCCCCCTTCCCGCCGACCACGACGACGCCGTGTCGGTACGGCGAGAGGGTCTCCTTCAGCGCGCCCATCGTCGTCGTCGTGACGCCGGAGGAGTGCCAGTCGAAGCCGATGACGCAGCCGAGCGCCTGGAACCAGTACGGGTCCGCGAGCCGCCGGAGGAGTTCGTCCCGGCCGTACTCTTCGACGATCGCCGACGCGATCGCGTCGCTCAGGTCGACCATGCGATCGAAGAGCCACGGCGGGGCCGACCCCGTGTGCAGCGGGAGGTCGGCGCTTGCGCGTCGGTCCATCGGCGATCGGGTACGCGCCGAAGGAATAAGAGGACCCGCCGCGGGCCGAAAGTGGTGCCGACTCGGCCGAACGGGATCGATGGTACGCCTGATCCGCGATCCCCTTCCGATCGCCCGCCGTTGCCGGGCACTGCTTTTCCGTCTCTGCCGCGTACTCGGCGTAAATGCCGCCGAAACTCGAAACCGAGGATCTCACGCGGGTCGCCGACGGCGAACGGCTCGTCGACGGCGTCTCGCTGGCCGTCCTCGAGTCGGAGGTCCTCGCGGTCGTCGGGCCCTCGGGCGCGGGGAAGTCGTCGTTTCTCCGACTGCTCAATCGCCTCGACGAACCGACTGGAGGAACCGTCTACCTCGACGGAACGGACTACCGGTCGATCGAGCCGCAGTCGCTGCGGCGCCGAGTCGGCTTCGTTCCGCAGCAGC carries:
- a CDS encoding SHOCT domain-containing protein — protein: MASRHWLYFGGFVITGVLLVGVGLIGVLDALSVLSGNAYYGEEAVLLAMLGEAAEWVVVALALGLLAGAFLAATVVSVLRSASLPRSDRLVAVVERLERTSPLLRRLDISETVEPTREDRKRRLRERYVAGEIDDDEFEAEMERVMSGGSSSERPRTENETAVEREDRP
- a CDS encoding S1C family serine protease, whose amino-acid sequence is MQRGSTSRRTLLKFGSIALATGLAGCNDRSPPADTSPGQADNRSTETRPQADGSVYTQVYRETISSVVLVRTSQGQGTGFLYDDAHVVTNAHVVGSARTTQLRFDDGTWSPGEVRGTDVHSDLAAIRLDSPPDSATPLSFAQNRPVIGQEVVAIGNPYNLDGTVTTGVVSGTDRLIPSPGEYLIPDAIQTDAAINPGNSGGPLMSVDGTVIGVVNSKRGDNIAFGISAALTQRVVPRLIERGDYEHAYMGASFEAITPTIAEANEVGDRRGLLVVETVDGGPADGPLRQSEGRLIDGNRVPVGGDILLAVDGTEVSSLEDVASYMSLETQPGDAVRLTVLRDGAERTVELTLESRPTRSRSPLR
- a CDS encoding heavy-metal-associated domain-containing protein, yielding MSDRQTIAVSGTSCARCERTVETALEGVDGVRRVDADHDAETVEVGVDDDVDERTIGDAVRDAGYEFVG
- a CDS encoding DUF763 domain-containing protein gives rise to the protein MDRRASADLPLHTGSAPPWLFDRMVDLSDAIASAIVEEYGRDELLRRLADPYWFQALGCVIGFDWHSSGVTTTTMGALKETLSPYRHGVVVVGGKGAQSRRTPDEIDGTALDLPSRTRDELKRTSRLSAAVDNGCVQDGYTLYHHTMAISESGSWCVVQQGMGDSTARRYHWLAEGVDSFVEEPQAAICAQERRSDPLDLTAAASAETRAVSVDLVRDDPIHLKRELQGQRSLADFGAGASSGTGSTETNTEDGGAVRRALDRDPALTMPSHHDLHEADLSEKAFERLRNAYEYQPADYEELVGLDGIGPGSLRALALIGELVYDAESSREDPAKYAYAHGGKDGTPHPVERERYDRSIEYMRSTLQGAELERETKRLAELE